The following DNA comes from Brienomyrus brachyistius isolate T26 chromosome 16, BBRACH_0.4, whole genome shotgun sequence.
CCAACACTAAGTTTTAACAGCATGGTCTATAAATATGCCACGAAAATAGGACACAACTAACAAATCCCATAAAAAGTCCCCAGAGTTTTACCTTCTGCGGCTCACGAGCCCGACGCCAGGCCTTTAATGCATCCTAATGAGCTCCACGTTAAACAAGCTCCAACAGAAATAGCACGAATGAATGAAAAACAGTTCTTTATAAATAAGATACAGGTATAACCCAGCATAACACTGCGCTCTCTGCCCCTGtcattttaattgtgttttccTCGATTCTGGTACTTAATGAGGGTGTCTCAGTGGGTAGCAGTGCTTGGGGATTTAAGTCCCACCTCCCCATTGCCTTTGCATGCCGTCTGCATGTCGTCTGCATGTCGTCTGCCCGCCATGCTGATTCCTCAGGGCACTCTGGCTTGGCTTCCTCTCACAGGCCAAAGACTAATTTGCAAGTAACGTCTGACACTATAGTTGTGCcctcttgggggggggtgggtggctggGATGTCTGGCTCATTGGGTTAGGGCTTTGTGCCTGGGATCAGAAGGTAACCGGCTCGGATCCCATTCTCAGAAAATTGTGGCATATCTCTTGGACCCTAGAGCAAAGCCCTCAACCACACGCCGAAATGCttcagggctgagatataaatGACTGACCTTGCAATCTGGCCCCAAGTTTTGCTCGCATCTGTACATTTGTGTGCCTTGCAAAATGGGACGTGtgtaaataataaatcaaaaacAAAAGTTGTACATTCCAGTATACTTGTGCAACTGGCATTTCATTATTCTTCACTCTGTTCTGCCTGTGATGGTCTttgccccccccatgacccagaccagtataagcagTTAGAATATGGTTGAATTGATAGATATTTGGATGGACATTAATGCACCTTACATACGCTGCATAAACCCGCCGACACCCCAGCAAGGAAAATCAACCCCTTCCTCACCGAAGACTCGCTGTCCCGCACCAGGAAGTCTCCCTCCACGCCCCGCTCGTTGAGAGCGCACTCCGCCTGGTGCCGTGTGACGTTACCGTAGTACCAATCCTTGCCAGCAAACTTGCCGGTGCGCGAGGGCCCCGTGCGCCTGGCCTGTGGCGAGTGGAGGCCCCCAGGGGGCCCCCGGCCGTCGCTCACGATGGCTACGTAGTTCTTGGGCACCAGGCCCACCTGGCCGCGAGCGTTCTTACACTTCCACCACTCGGGGTCGTTCTGTGGTTTCTCCATCACCTCCATGATCTCCCCCTTCTCAAAGTTCAACTCCTCATCCGTCACCGAGCTGAAGGGGTACAGAGTTTGGACCACATGCAGGACCTTGTGGCCCTGGCCGTTGCTGACCGTCGCCCCCGGTCTCGAGGACAGGTAACTGGGCGCCTCCCCTGACGCCTCCTCGCTCTCCTCCAGCACGTAGTTGGAGGGGAACCAGCCCACCTGGCCCGTGAAGCTTCCCCGCCACCAGCCGTCACTGCACTTCTCCATCACCATCACGCGCGTGCCCTTCACCAGGGTCAGCTCGTCCTCCCGCTCCGCCACGTAGGAGAACTTGACGAGCGCCGGGATGTTGAGGTCATAGATGCGCTCGGCCCCGCTGCTCCCATTGGCCGGGAACTCCGCCTCCGTGCTGGGCGTCGGCGAGGCGTCGCGGGCGCTGGTCTTCCGCTTGGTCCGGCCCAGACCTGACGTGCGACACCCCAGAGGATCGTTAGACAGTAAGAGATAGACAGAGGCCCTCGCATGCGTGTGCGTGCacatactctctctctctcacacacacacacacacacacacacacacacacacacacacacagacagacagacagacagacagagacagacagacagagacagacagacagagacacagacagacacccagacagacacacagacagacagacagagacagacacacagacagagacagacagagacagacacacagacagacagacagacagacagacagacagacagacagacagacacagacagagacagacagacagacagagacagacagagagacagacagagacagacagacagagacagacagagacacagacagagacacacacagacagacacacacagacagacacacacacccatctaaatggggacattccactcatttctatgggaaaaaacctaatcccaatcacgacacccttaccCCTTACCCTGCCTTAACtgcaagtaaccaaacaaatacaaaactttcagcatttttagttttttgattgcagtcacatatttttatacAACTGGAGCCATCGAAACGGCGCCCAGAAAAAATGTTACAGGTTCTACCACACTTTGGTCCCCAGATGTGATCTAAGCATCTACAgtatgcaaactacacacacatacaaacacacacacacacacacacacacacacacacacacacacactcacttatGGGCTGCTGCACATAAATGCACACGTGGGGGTTCTTTTACATTAGATTTTAGTTATTTATCAGACGCTTCCACCCAAACCGAGATACAAAGTCTTAGGCGGCCAATGAATGAGATgtctaaatgatcttcatgttggtgtaaaactatgatgtcTGTcagagtgtgtcagcttagccgttTCAAAGCCTTTCCTAGTCACCCCAGTATCTGCAGCAAATTCGCCCATGTGATACCCTTCTTTCGTTAAACAGTACCTTGGTTCATAATTTAACTAATTTAATGAATTGAGCtgctggtgaaatttaacagacACATGGAGAGGCTTTGGTGCCCCTGAGGGGATTTTGGAACCAAAGCGGAGCTGATCCAGCCATCCAACACGGTATCAGTAACGTTTCAGAGAAgaattttttgtttctttttttgcttCCATTAATTTGCATTTGttccaaaggaaaaaaaaattccagaGGAAAtatgcacttactacccagataaatagctttaaatatCTTCTTTGACTTCCTAGTGC
Coding sequences within:
- the LOC125710246 gene encoding cytoplasmic protein NCK2-like, whose product is MTEEVIVIAKWDYTAQQDQELDIRKNERLWLLDDSKTWWRVRNASNKTGYVPSNYVERKNSLKKGSLVKNLKDTLGLGRTKRKTSARDASPTPSTEAEFPANGSSGAERIYDLNIPALVKFSYVAEREDELTLVKGTRVMVMEKCSDGWWRGSFTGQVGWFPSNYVLEESEEASGEAPSYLSSRPGATVSNGQGHKVLHVVQTLYPFSSVTDEELNFEKGEIMEVMEKPQNDPEWWKCKNARGQVGLVPKNYVAIVSDGRGPPGGLHSPQARRTGPSRTGKFAGKDWYYGNVTRHQAECALNERGVEGDFLVRDSESSPSDFSVSLKAPGKNKHFKVQLSEGSFCIGQRRFTTMDELLEHYKKAPIFTSERGDKLYLIKPLL